The window ATCTTTACATGTCTTCATAAAGACTGTTGATATGTAAAATGTCTCTAGAGAtgtttacttatatatataaaatgtctCTAGAGACGTATTGTAGTTATTTGTAAAAAAGATGGTTATATATTGTAAGTGgctgattatttatttattctttggATCAGGTAGTTTTGGAGCTACAAGATAATGGGAACTTGTCTACATCAGATGATCCTCCTGTAGTATTTGGCTGCTTGGATCGGGCCTTTATAGAACAGGTTTGTTTATTGTAGACTTCAAAATAATGATTAACCATGCTGTATAATGTGATGAGTGTTGGTGCAACTGATTCAAATGATTGTTGGTATGTACTAAGCTACTGAGATGCATCCTATAAATAGACTAGAAAATTTTATGCATATTTACATGAGTgaattgctttattttgttatgtggcttttttcttttggtgggTTTAACAAGCTGATTCCTTACTATGTAGTATATACATATTAAATTTCTCCCATATTCCAGACAGAGTCGCGTTCAGGGAATCTCCTGCGATTTGCTATTGGTGATGGAGGATTGAATTTTGTGGATGGGAAGCTTGAGAAGGCAGATTTACATTATCTTGGCAAGCCCAATCGAGCACGTGCTTTTGCAGATAGTTACTCCAAGGTTAGTAGAATTTATACATTTAACTATGTTCTTAACTGGTTGAAGTAGATACATGCAAGGAGAATGCCATATAATTTGTATAAGCGGTACCTTTTAACCCTTAagggagttgggatagtttcaTGACTGACCCGTGGAAGGTAGGTTTAGGGTACCTGCATTGCTGTTGTCCTGTTAAGCTTACCTATGCCCTTGTCGTGTCATAAAATTGGGtttcaattaaaagaaaagaacagaaGATTATTTTCTTATTGTATACTGATTAAAAGACGAGAGGGAATTATTTGCTTGCCCTCCTGTGTGATTTGAAGTTGGCACTCATTCCTCCTGTTGGGGTTGTGAATGCCACTATATGTGCAAAGTTAGTGTCTATGTTTTTTTAAAGTTAGTTTCCTGTGCTCTGTGTCTCCTTGCCTTCACATTTTTGACAATCTGACCATATTCACATGAAGCGGTTTCTTAAAAAGGctctcttttaatctttttgttgTTTACACTTGCAGGTTATGTTCCAGTATATGGCTCGGCATTCTCCTCTAAGAATTGATGATCTACTAGCATCTATTAACTCATTAAGTGATCAAGAAAACAAACCTTCTGATGTGGAGATGGTTGGTTGATGGTGATTGTCAAAGATAGTGATACGAGTTTCAGTCCTTGGCTTTTGCCTATTAAATAGCAAGCTATATATTATGTATGGGATCATTTAGGCGCTTCATTCTCCCAAAGGCCTCTCCATTAATTGTCGTTCAATACAGAAGCTGGCTCCTATGCATCAGATGTTTGTTGTGGCAGTCATAGCTAGAGAATTTTGGTTGGATCTAGCAGGCTGGTTATAtgcttgtatgtctttgtgagCCACTTACTGCAGAATCATACGTGTGTATGGAAATGTGAAGAATTTTGCCAGATTAAAGTAGCTGTATTTTGGCAGTGCACAAACACTTATGGACAGAGGGGATAGTAGAGGTTTATTTCTCATTGTATAATTCGTAGGTCAAATGGGTGTGTAAtgaaccaaaaatgaaaaagaaaggagaaaaaattGTCCTTTTTGTTAAAGGAGCTTGGATACAACAATTGCTTTTTAATTAGAATCAACATCCTCTTCCtggtctttttaaaaaaaaaaaaaaaaattattttttggtatcATATTCTAATTAATAAAAGGTGATTTGACAACAATATTAGTTTTGGAAGGGAACACAATCAATGGGACAAGGAGGTATCACTGATgatttttctttcacttttttcttcttttgaactTTGGTCCAGTATTAGTTCCAGCCATTGCTTTGAGTTATATGTCTTAGCACAGCAGCTGGTATCGAGTCTCTAATAACAACCCCAAAAAAGATGTCATAATTTCTATTGCTTTAACCATTCTTATTGACAATGTTACATCAATGGAAGGATTGATACTTTTGGCATAagtttcctaaaaaataataaaaaaataagattttttttctttggttacaaaaaagagagaggaattcAAGATACAATTCAAGAGGCCAAAGTGGTTGGTTCACAACTGTCATGAACACAGGCcaagacatctttgtattcccTTGAGATGGTGAAGGAATCGTACACCTTCCCATCACGACTTTTCTTGTACTCAAAGAGGAGAGAAGAACGATTAAATGCTGTTAGTTTGACAAAGCCCCAGTCATAGTCTCTGTAAATACTCCAATTAGGTATTGCTGTGGTGAATTCTGATAAGTGGCTACCTCCCCCTCCAACGACAACATGGATTGTTCCCTTCACGGTGCCTGAGTAATGTGATTTGTCTGAATTAACGCATTGATTCTGCATCGTCAGCattgatgaaaaataattagaaGAATGGCATGGAAGTGATCTCAAACTCGGTATTGCTTAATGGTAAAGTATGATTGGCTTAACATATTTAACAGTGCAGTTGGGAATTGCTTAAAGTGTAAATTTGGAAAGGAGTAAAGTATCCTCAAAAAGACCAGCTATAGCTAGTACTTTAAGAACTTCTCTAATGCAGGTAAGAAATTAATAGTTCAAGATGGAATGCAGCCTTGAATGATGGTATGGCACGAGTTGCATATATTGCTAAATAACTCAAAGTAAAATTTCTGAATTGCATATATGCGTGCTTGACAAAAAAATCTACACATACATGGATGAAGCCACGGAATGTAATCATGTTTGCATGGAATTCATAGAACCTCTCTGTATATATTTTACTAGCCATACCTGGTAAATGGGGCATGTTCTTTCATAGTTATGGACATGGCCATAAAATGCAATGTCTACCCTGTACTTCTGCCATAGCTTTTGCAAGCTTTCCCTTCCCATTGGCTCTTCAAATGATCCTTCCTGGGCATACCAACTATTTGAGGAATATCCCAGAACACGATGAGCAGCAAAGATTAACCACGGTTGTTTCCTTCTATCTGCAGATGCAAGGCAATGCTCAATGAACTTGTACTGTTCTGTTCCCTCCCTCCAGTCATGCTCACTGTCAGCTATACAGAAGTGAAACATTCCATAATCTGTTGAATACCTGcacatttaattaaaattttgatatctcAAATCAAAATTATCTGCTCTATAGAGAACAAAGGATGGTGGATAAAATGAACCAAACTGATGTGTGGGACAAGGTATGACAGGAATTCAACTCCTCTCCTTATCGGTCTAACCAAACACACCTACCATTCTCGTAGGAACTGGCTATATAAAAATAGACAATAACAATGCTTTGCAAATTTAAATGTCTCAGGAGAATTTGTGTGCGCTGGCACATCTCAATTCTCACACATATCAATATGCCATAAAGGAAGATATGGCTTTGCTCCAAAACATGTGAACCTTAACTTGAGGAAACCAACCGTTGTTAGCTGCTAAAGGTGtgttctaaatatatatatatatatatatatataaatatagcaCCAAGTAATATTGTCACCGAGTCACCAAAAGCTTAGTGGATAAGCGCAATGGCAAGGTAATTAGGTGGAGTGACCTTCTGACGAACTATCTGTACTTAATCTACCTTCTTTTGTGTACTAGTTCCGAAGGATTCTCTACATGTATTCTTGAGAAGGGAGGTTATCCATGTATGTGTGTGGGTGCCTTCCTACATTGTTGAGCCTCATCCTAATATTTCAACATTCTTAGAAATGCATAAGATAACTtgaaaaattcatattcaatttACCAGAACTTGGCTCTGTTCTCAGCAGGAAAGTAGAACATGGTCTCAGCAAGCACACCGCATTCCCCACCTGAATCCATATTTTCATAGAAGGATCCGCTATTTGGCCAATCACGTTCATGATTACCACTGCGAGATCAAATACAAGATATGTTAACCAATATCAtcaagtaattaaaaaaaatctaatttcaGGGGACAATATATGGCACAAATAATGAACATTTTGTAGAAACCTTGCAACCATATATGGGAcagttgatgcaatgggctccACCTGTGATGTGAATTGGTCCCATTGTGAGATGTATCCATTTGCATAAGAAAGATCCCCTATATGAAAAACTATGTCAATGTTTTTCAAGTCCTTGATGAGTTGGTCGGTAGTATTCAATGCACCTGGTTGATAATCACTATACTCATTTGAACCATCACGCTCAGCCTGAAAGATACAAGAACAGATGAACTTAACTTTTTGCCATCTGTAATGTGCAAGAAACTCAATTTAGCTAACAACACAGACACACATAACTGCAAGGGAAGGGCTTGCGTTTGAGTCTTAAACTCCAAACAAGGGTTCTTAAGCACCCTCCCTAATGTGAGTTCCTATCTAGTTCAAAAATCAGCAAATGACATCTTTCAGAAACAtcttttccacccattttgcAAATTGTCAATATATCAGCTGGTGtccatctattttatttttatttttataaaaatttctgAGCTATTGATTCTATTTGTAAAATGTACAATGAATGTAGAGCTAGCAAGGTTGGCAGATTGATTCAAGGTGTAAGCTTAATCTAGTCCTATATCTTGGTATAAGAATATTTAAAAGCACATTTAATCATTCTGTATTAGCTGTTGTCTAAATGGGACTCAAGAggtttttctatatattttggaAGCACAGAATGAATAAATGTATATGGATTCATGGAAATCTGTAGCAAATATCATGGCTTTTAATCAACTTGGTCCCCTGGTCCTAGTAATCAAAGCTAGAACACTAAAGAGTCAGGAAGCAGAACagatgtttgcattttattgaaccTTCCTTAAGTAAATCCCAAAAGTAAATGACTTTCAAAATCAACTAAAAGAATGATAATGCACAGAAGGAGAAGAAGCATGTGATTTGATTTCAATTCTAAAACCCAGATGATAAGACAATCCTCCAACTACGTCAATTCAGGGCATATAATGATATTTGTTGCCTATGGCCTCAAGAATTTATTATATGggataaataatgaaatatagtgTCTCAAGGCAATGAGGAAAAATCTAATCAAATCAATAAACCAAAGATAGTTATATGCACTAGGAAACTACTACGGTTGAAAGTATAAGCTCATATCTCATCACTTTGGCCAATATTTCTTGTGAGAAGAAAATATCTTAGTAGATGTTTACATTAACAGACGTCTTGACATTGTAGTTGTAAATTTTTGATGCAATGGATTTCTCCTTACAAAAGGTGACCATTTTGATCAATGTATTTTTCcttggttaaaatttaaaacttcattCCATCAATACTCAATGATACCTTCCCCATGTCGCCAAATACTATTACACGTTGTAGGGAGTCCTGTCCAGGATATGGGGATGATTTGAAAGAATAGGATTTGCTCCAGATATATGAACCATTAGATAAGGCATGGCCCATCCTGTAAGTGTACCTGAAATACCAACATAACAATCATTAGCAGATACTATCATCACTTAAGGATACTTCAATTTCAAGGAAATGAATTATGTACATACACTGAGTTAGGCCACAAATTTATTAAGAAACTTGTGTGTATGAAACCAGGATCACGCCAGCCTACTGTCCGTGCAGGTGAACCTACAGAATAACATGGAATTTTGGTTATGCAACACTGCATACCCACTTAATTGAACTATCATAGTGCAATGAAGTCTGTTTCAACAGTTTGTCCTTAAGAAGGATAAGAACTCATGCACAACCTATATTTCAAGtggttgaaaataaaaacaaattcagTTGGGAAGAAGAAATAAGCAATTCTGACAATACATAATTTCATGAATTGGCAGGATTTTGAAGCATAAACATTCTGCTATATTCTAATGAGGAATAGAAATGGGTGCAATGAAGTAATATTTATTGAGAAGACTCTATTGGCTTTTCTTTCAAGGCAAAAGGAGAAATAAGAGGACTTGGTTTGTCCTGAAATATTATGAGTTCTTCAAGAAACATGGTTCATTAGCAATTCAGGAACAAGGAAGTATACTTTAAATACAGAAGAATCTTGAAATATTAAGGACTAAGAGTATAATTTTTCAGAATCTGTCAAATCCTTTACTGAATTTCATTCTCAAATGCCACTAAAAACTGATGATTGAACTAAATGGATAAAGCATTGTATGATCGAAATGCAATTTGTAGTAAAACTAGGCAGTGTTGTGCAATCATGCATAGATGAAATGAATCATACCACACATGCTGTTCTGATCAATTGTCAATGTTCCAGCTGGGGATTGAGTTTGAGTTTCTCCTTTGCCCCATTCAACAAATGGAACAGCTTCATCAATGCTATAGCCACTTGTCCAGGTTACTGTCATCTGcatatcttaaaaaaatgagtacaaatTTCTGCTAGTACATGTCCCAACAAGCCCAAACTATACTAAAAAGagaataccaaaaaaataaaggaacaaaaaataacaattttgtttttggtaaatatATTGTGCAGGAATTGGGACCTAGTATTCAACATTCAACAGAAGAATTTACAGGATCCTTTAATATGAATAAACTTACTTCATTCCAAGACTTCCCTTGAGCAAGGCGTGGATATAAAGGTGCTTTAGGATTGGcaaatgatataaaatttgattcTGCCACCAGTTTAGGCTGTAATTTCAATAACATAATTACTCATTAGTCCACATGAATGAAAATTCGTTAATCTGGAAAGTAAGAGGTAGTAAGTAGCATTGAAAAAGTATGCACCTTCACAAAGATTTAAGGTGAGAAAGATAGAAGACAAACAATAACATTCTGACGATAAGACAAACAAATTTATGAAGCACTAGAACATCAAAATTGTTACACACATTTGACAAACCGCCTGAAAACAATGCAAATGAGAAATCAGCTCGCTGATTGATCAACTGGAACTTCAAAGAAGCTTTGCCAGTTTTTGTGTATGTTCTGGAGGAATTTGCATACTTGTACTGTAACAAAGATACCAAATATCACATAGGttagataaataaaaatcaaactttttaacaTTCTACATCAATCCCAATTCTACAATCCCCATGGTACACACCTTTATTGGGCTTGAACATAAATATGGAGTCTGGTCTTCATCATTCACTGGTGAACAGGTTGATGCGCTGCCATTCCAAAACAAAACTCCTTTAATTTATGCagtacaacaataacaaccaagtCTTAGTTCCAACATTTGGGGTTGGCTATGGCTCGTCAATAGACTAGTGATCACAAGTATTCTTTTTCTGCTATTTAATTCTATCCAAAGTCATACTTTCAATTATGCattaacaaacccaaaaaaaaaaaaaaaaaaaaacacagtttttggcATTATTCCTTTGGACACAACTTCGGTCCTACTACCATAATCTACATCTTGGtgaaaatcttgaaaaaaattcacttCTTGAAAAGCCCAGTTAATAAGTACTATTCTATTCAATCTTGAGTACAGAAAAGAACTAACTAGAGTGCTAGACTGTTCATACTGATATATAGAGAGATGCACATTACTTGAAGTTTGCTGGAGAAAAAACTGCAACCCAATCATCCTCAGATGGATCTGGATTTACAATATTCACAGTCACCCATTCAGTATCCTCACCCTGTAATCATACATAGAAAAACACACATCATACCTCTATATTTGAACATTGAAATAAAAGCTTGAACATGACCAATCTAAGTTCTATGAGATTCACATGATGAATGCTACATAATGTTAACaatttaaatccaaaattttatggCTACCTCATCAATGGTTATGGTTGAATTGTCTTGTTTCAAAACACTAAATAATGTTAAGGttccaaattcaaattcttaaaTGTTAGGGGGCAAAACAAAATGACCCAAAAGTCTAAGGGtacaattttcaatttagtcAAAAAATTTATACCCTATCAAATCAAGTCTATGGACCATCAATATATCACAATATAAATCATATAACAGGGAAACTAGCAATCACTTTTTCATATGATTGGTATAATCATTGTGCCACTTAAATTGGACAATCTGGTTGAGATTCATTATGCCTATTAATGAGCTATGGAAATCAACATCTTCAATTGAAAAATTGGGGGTAACGTTATCTACCAATCACCTCTTCTAAACCGAGAAAATGTGAGAGTTTTGTACATTAAGTACAACATTTATGCCTATTAATGAGCTAAAGCAAATTACTAAATTCCAAACCCCACATCACTTTCAATCTAATAAGCTCATCTCGTTCTTATATCAAGCAAATCATGATAATATTTGGTCTGACTCTTTGCTACAAAATGATTTGGCAAGTGCAAGAAGAGCTAGCTTTTTTGGAGTTTATTTTAATGACCCAcactaaaaaaaacattttcccatATTTTTATAAAGCACTTTTAGCAAATAAGCAATTAGTAAAGCGAATACAAATGCACGTGATTAACATATATTATCATATGATTATCTTCTATAATCTTTAATTTGCTGTAGGACTACGAAATGAAATTTGTAAGTACCTGTAACCCAAGAACAACTGGGCTAGCTCTAATGGTCACAGATTCACGGAGACCAAGAGTGACCTTGTGCATTGCTATCTTGGACAGTGGCTGCTCGTCAGTCGACCCAACAACGCAAAAAGCTGAGCTAGTTCTcaaccccaaaagaaaaagaaccacAACCCTGAAGAACTTTAGGTAACTAGTCCTCTCTTCCATGTCTGTAATTGAAgtctaaaaatattattctGACCACTGGaccttaatatatataacttGTACATATAATCTAGATGATCATATGCTATTCTAGATTCCTAGAATTATTCCTGTGTCTTAATTATCTTTCCgtgtttgacttttttttttttctttttctactccAAAATTTCATTTGGTGTTAAGAAGCAGAGAAAGGTAGGTTGAAGTTTAAGAAAGCAAGAAAGGTTTTTTGGAGTTTAAAGGAAAAACCTTACAAATTGCAAGTGTTACGTAACTTACTTTACGTGGGAATAATGTTTCCTGTTTCCCAGTATTGGTTTTCTTACCCGACAAAgatttcctattttctttgttatatatatatttgaaagggctatgtaattaatttgaatcaatgattaaaaaagaaaaaaaaagttaaagagaGTTTAGTAACACAATCagtgaaaaaattgtgaaattctattttgtctttagaacaaaaaaaatggattaacctattaaaaaaaataggatCTTGATAggatttttgtatatatttactatataaatatgaaatttactTGAACAAAGAATGATAGGTGTCCCATTGATAGTTGAAACAGAGTGTAGAAAATAGATAACACATCATCTAAACAAGGTATTAAATAATTTGGtaccaaaaaaagaacaacCAGTCAATAGAGGGATAAAGGGAGACCACTACTTTGAAGGGCAATTAAAAAGGCAAGTGGATCCACAGCTATAAGACAAGTGTCATTTTTATAACCACCAAGACCGTGTGATATGGAAAGGGATGAAGTATACAAAGGTCAAATACTTGAAGAAAATTAGAATACAAATATGACACAACCAGACCAATCTTTGATTATCTCTCTTTGATTTATttacttaattatttttataatttgatagttaaaacacagagagagagagagagagagagagagagagagagatttgaattGAGGAAGTCTTGAAAACATTAGAAGATACTAATTAGTTAAGTTACAAATTTCTTGGTAGCGGCATAGTTtgaaataatcaatatatatatatttatataaaagtagagactTCATGTGGGAATGCATGAGGTCTTACTATGTGACGCTCTAAACTtccatttagttttttaaacatttttcattaagtttttaaaCTATTTCCTAATAACTTatggtaacttatttttattattagttattgGTGTGGGCTGAGGTTGATGATTAGACCAAACAAATGCAATTCTCTAGAAACAAATGACTACCTTCTCAAAATAGACAAAAAGCCTAAGCCCAACCATTATGATTTATGACCCAAGTTTGAACTTTCCACCCACATGTAGCTCAAAACCTACAAGGTTTAACCCACCTCCATAGTTGTGTACATCAAAGATTAAACATTTGTGTCTGCTGTTTATTCTCAAAAAAGGTTAAAGCTCtatgtagctaaattttgtattattaaatggattataaatatttaagatagtaattagtatttagagtatagactgtggagtgatttatctttttatatagtactttactttcaagaaataaattactgggtagtttttttttttttttttccacatcttttttcttttgtaaattttatattattaagtagattataaatatttaagataataattagtatttagagtgtggacagtagagtgattttttttttcttttcgtatggtactttaattttaagaaatcaagtacttggtaaaaatttttaaactttttttttttaaattttatattattatgtagattataaatatttaagatagtaattaatatttagaGCGTGGACTGTAgagtgatttattttttattttttatttttattatgtggtactttactttgaaaaaatcaagtactgggtaattttttttttcttttgtaaattttattttattaagtggattataaatatttaagataataaTTAGTTTTTAGAGTGTGGACTGtagagtgatttttttttctttttgtatggtatactttgaagaaatcaagtaatgggtaattttttttttcttttgtaaattttattttatttagtggattataaatatttaaaatagttATTAGTTTTTAAAGTGTGGACGATGaagtgatttatttttatttttttatatggtactttactttcaagaaatcaagtactgggtaaatatttttttcactttttttttcttttgtaaattttatattattaactGGATTATagatatttaagatagtaattaatatttaaaatgtgGACTAtagagtgatttatctttatcttttttattttttgtttttatgtggtattttacttttaagaaatcaagtattgggtaaatttcttttttttcactatttttttattttgtaaattttatattattaagtggattataaatatttaagatagttatTACTAGTATTTATGGACTGTGGAatgatttatctttttctttttctttttgtatggtacttggtaatttttttttcactttttttgtaaattttttattattaagtggattataaatatttaagctAATTATTAGTATTTAAAGTGTAAACTGtggaatg of the Quercus robur chromosome 10, dhQueRobu3.1, whole genome shotgun sequence genome contains:
- the LOC126701955 gene encoding probable inactive purple acid phosphatase 27 produces the protein MEERTSYLKFFRVVVLFLLGLRTSSAFCVVGSTDEQPLSKIAMHKVTLGLRESVTIRASPVVLGLQGEDTEWVTVNIVNPDPSEDDWVAVFSPANFNASTCSPVNDEDQTPYLCSSPIKYKYANSSRTYTKTGKASLKFQLINQRADFSFALFSGGLSNPKLVAESNFISFANPKAPLYPRLAQGKSWNEMTVTWTSGYSIDEAVPFVEWGKGETQTQSPAGTLTIDQNSMCGSPARTVGWRDPGFIHTSFLINLWPNSVYTYRMGHALSNGSYIWSKSYSFKSSPYPGQDSLQRVIVFGDMGKAERDGSNEYSDYQPGALNTTDQLIKDLKNIDIVFHIGDLSYANGYISQWDQFTSQVEPIASTVPYMVASGNHERDWPNSGSFYENMDSGGECGVLAETMFYFPAENRAKFWYSTDYGMFHFCIADSEHDWREGTEQYKFIEHCLASADRRKQPWLIFAAHRVLGYSSNSWYAQEGSFEEPMGRESLQKLWQKYRVDIAFYGHVHNYERTCPIYQNQCVNSDKSHYSGTVKGTIHVVVGGGGSHLSEFTTAIPNWSIYRDYDWGFVKLTAFNRSSLLFEYKKSRDGKVYDSFTISREYKDVLACVHDSCEPTTLAS